The following proteins are encoded in a genomic region of Sparus aurata chromosome 23, fSpaAur1.1, whole genome shotgun sequence:
- the LOC115576259 gene encoding tetratricopeptide repeat protein 39A, with amino-acid sequence MSNGKGANAAQNSSQMTLKECLDECMEALDLFLNNHFTESLERLRPRVNESMYHALIYATVLEMQAMMTFQPDDISNAGNTMKSAQEVCQRFRRKSPGLTNKSVGESLTEVQLHAEVCYAECQLQRAALTFLQDENMVSFIKGGIKVRNSYLIYKELHSLIKSPNCLKGPSHIHLEGGISFGIGAFNLTLSLFPPRILKVLEFAGFSGDKEYGLSLLDEGATGLNLRSMLCALLLLCYYTFLTFILGTGEGDVAEAERLLKPFRLRYPRGAIFLFFAGRTEEIKGNIDEAVALFEDGCKAQQAWKQFHHMCYWELMWCFTYKRAWKMAYFYADLLSQESLWSKAMYVYMKAAYLSMLPKDEARPFGEDEVELFRKVPTFKQKIAGKSPPTEKFAIRKARRYKAPSPIKLPVPVLEMMYMWNGFSMISKRPELTEGMMQTLTEAERTLLESPANEYSADDRCLIHLLKGLCLKNQGLLQAAEECFNKVFSSEKKIRFDHYLVPNSLVELSLLFIDQGRRDEAIKLLHKAKHNYKEYSMESRTQFRIHAALAKLKADPGEEEDTHL; translated from the exons ATGTCCAATGGGAAAGGCGCAAATGCTGCACAAAA CTCCTCACAGATGACGCTGAAAGAGTGTCTGGATGAGTGTATGGAGGCCCTGGATCTCTTCCTTAACAACCACTTCACCGAGAGCCTGGAGAGGCTGCGGCCAAG AGTGAATGAGAGTATGTACCACGCTCTTATCTACGCCACGGTGCTGGAAATGCAGGCCATGATGACTTTCCAACCCGACGACATCAGCAACGCAGGAAATACCATGAAGAGCGCCCAAGAGGTCTGCCAGAG GTTTCGACGGAAGTCCCCAGGTTTGACAAACAAGTCGGTAGGGGAATCACTCACTGAAG tGCAGCTTCATGCTGAAGTGTGTTACGCAGAGTGCCAACTCCAAAGAGCTGCTCTCACCTTCCTACAG GATGAGAACATGGTGAGTTTTATCAAAGGAGGGATCAAAGTACGAAACAGTTATCTAATTTACAA AGAACTGCACTCCCTCATAAAATCTCCAAACTGTCTCAAAGGACCCAGCCACATCCACTTAGAGGGAGGAATATCTTTTGGAATAGGGGCGTTTAATCTG acactctccttATTTCCTCCACGGATACTCAAAGTTTTGGAGTTCGCAGGCTTCTCCGGAGACAAG GAATATGGTCTGTCGCTGCTGGATGAAGGTGCGACGGGGTTGAATCTGCGCTCCATGCTGTgtgcgctgctgctgctctgctacTACACCTTTCTCACGTTCATACTAG GGACAGGTGAGGGAGATGTGGCTGAGGCTGAACGACTGCTCAAACCTTTCCGGCTCCGATACCCGCGG GGAGCAATCTTCCTCTTCTTTGCGGGCAGGACTGAAGAGATCAAGGGGAACATTGATGAG GCCGTGGCACTATTTGAGGATGGCTGCAAGGCCCAGCAGGCGTGGAAGCAGTTCCACCACATGTGCTACTGGGAGCTGATGTGGTGCTTCACCTACAAGCGAGCCTGGAAAATGGCGTACTTCTACGCAGACCTGCTGAGCCAGGAGAGCCTCTGGTCCAAG GCCATGTATGTTTACATGAAAGCTGCTTACCTCAGCATGCTGCCTAAAGATGAGGCCAGGCCCTTTGGGGAGGACGAGGTGGAGCTCTTCAG GAAAGTGCCCACCTTCAAACAGAAGATAGCAGGGAAGTCTCCCCCGACTGAGAAGTTTGCCATCCGTAAAGCCAGACGCTACAAGGCTCCCTCCCCGATCAAGCTACCCGTGCCAGTGCTG GAGATGATGTACATGTGGAACGGTTTCAGTATGATCAGCAAACGGCCCGAGCTGACCGAAGGCATGATGCAGACTTTGACAGAGGCGGAGCGCACCCTGCTCGAGTCTCCCG CGAATGAATATTCGGCGGATGATCGCTGTCTGATCCACCTGCTGAAGGGTCTGTGTTTGAAGAACCAGGGTCTCCTCCAGGCCGCTGAGGAATGCTTCAACAAAGTGTTTTCCAG TGAAAAGAAGATCAGGTTCGACCACTACCTGGTGCCCAACTCTCTGGTGGAGCTCAGCCTGCTCTTCATAGATCAAGGCAGAAGGGACGAGGCTATTAAACTACTGCACAAGGCCAA ACACAACTACAAAGAATACTCGATGGAGTCCCGTACACAGTTCCGGATACACGCTGCTCTGGCCAAACTCAAGGCTGACCCCGGTGAAGAGGAGGACACTCATCTCTAG
- the tspan34b gene encoding tetraspanin 35, with amino-acid sequence MGCFGFLKAMMFVFNGIIFLAGVAILGVGIWVKVDSGSILNFLGKIEDAPAELSQVLNVGYLLIALGALLLVIGFLGCCGAVRESKCMLLLFFIIVLLVFIAEVAGAIVILVFRPLASELFTKIGTAAVKNIQKDYGQNADITGLWNTTMSTLKCCGFYNSSDFVGSPYYVDHNQQYPPQCCPGIDNPCNQTMAGGGTTITGCFLKIKQLIDDNTAVIVGVALGIAALEICAMAVSMILFCRIKSMSA; translated from the exons ATGGGATGTTTTGGATTCCTCAAAGCcatgatgtttgttttcaacgGCATTATCTTT tTGGCAGGCGTTGCCATCCTGGGCGTTGGGATCTGGGTGAAGGTGGACAGCGGCTCTATCCTCAACTTTCTCGGGAAAATTGAAGACGCTCCAGCAGAGCTCAGTCAGGTGCTCAACGTGGGCTACCTGCTGATCGCGCTAGGAGCACTGCTGCTCGTCATCGGCTTTCTAGGCTGctgtggagccgtcagagaaagCAAGTGCATGCTGCTGCTG TTTTTTATCATCGTCCTGCTGGTCTTCATCGCAGAGGTTGCCGGAGCAATTGTGATCTTAGTATTCAGACCTTTG GCAAGTGAGTTGTTCACCAAGATTGGCACAGCTGCAGTCAAGAACATCCAGAAGGACTACGGGCAAAATGCTGACATCACAGGACTGTGGAACACTACAATGAGCACA TTAAAATGTTGTGGATTCTATAACTCATCAGACTTCGTGGGCTCTCCATATTATGTGGACCACAACCAACAATACCCGCCACAGTGCTGTCCAGGCATCGATAACCCGTGTAATCAAACAATGGCTGGCGGTGGGACG ACAATCACCGGTTGCTTCCTAAAGATCAAGCAGCTGATCGACGACAACACGGCAGTTATTGTAGGAGTGGCGCTGGGAATCGCAGCTCTGGAG ATATGTGCCATGGCTGTCTCCATGATCCTCTTCTGCAGAATAAAATCCATGAGCGCCTAG
- the gadd45gip1 gene encoding growth arrest and DNA damage-inducible proteins-interacting protein 1 has product MAASMLCRRTAVLCRSLTGISSPKTVLSASCRNGLLLQTASYNPRPLKLNLREPYIPDKDSEETPEWQKTARYDRKLFGRYGSASGVDPASLWPSHEELDKIIAEENEWHPPLEVMQKNIEAREKLETEKRLAKEKIIAANMAKMPKMIADWHREKHESKRKLKEEKAQRTRLLAEARERFGFAVDPRSPKFLEMVAEIEKEEKKKKKLMKRRLKEEQAAAPVTPPAAAAS; this is encoded by the exons ATGGCGGCGTCCATGCTGTGCAGGAGGACGGCAGTGTTGTGTAGGTCGTTAACGGGGATTTCGTCTCCAAAAACCGTACTTTCTGCGAGCTGTCGGAATGGCCTTCTGTTGCAGACAGCGTCCTACAACCCCAGACCTTTAAAGCTGAACCTCAGAGAGCCGTACATCCCGGACAAGGACAGCGAGGAGACGCCGGAGTGGCAGAAGACGGCCCGGTATGACAGGAAGCTGTTCGGTCGGTACGGCTCGGCGTCGGGCGTCGATCCCGCGTCTCTGTGGCCCAGCCATGAGGAGCTGGACAAGATTATCGCGGAGGAAAATGAGTGGCACCCTCCGTTAGAGGTGATGCAGAAGAACATCGAGGCCAGGGAGAAGCTGGAAACCGAAAAACGTTTGGCGAA AGAGAAAATCATAGCAGCCAACATGGCCAAAATGCCCAAGATGATAGCTGACTGGCACAGAGAAAAGCACGAAAGCAAGAGAAAGCTAAAGGAGGAGAAAGCCCAGCGTACAAGGCTGCTGGCAGAGGCCAGAGAGCGATTTGGCTTTGCAGTGGACCCCCGCAGCCCCAAGTTCTTGGAAATGGTTGCTGAAATagaaaaggaagagaagaagaagaagaaattgaTGAAACGCAGACTGAAAGAGGAGCAGGCGGCAGCCCCTGTcacacctcctgctgctgctgcctcataG